The following proteins come from a genomic window of Mustelus asterias chromosome 1, sMusAst1.hap1.1, whole genome shotgun sequence:
- the prdm8b gene encoding PR domain zinc finger protein 8b: protein MEDPNIHKGFWESDASRAVQQCLTNIFTSVYTTCDIPENAIFGPCVLSHTSLYDSIAFIALKSADKRTVPYIFRVDTSAANSSSEGLMWLRLVQSARDKEEQNLEAYVKNGQLFYRSLRRIDKDEELLVWYGKELLELLLLNNVRAQAKMNGSSPYTCLDCSQRFQYEYPFLAHLRFRCQKRLGCIVSDENVKISGDRDHQIPVGSSVKFSRSERQSAFANVENNKTTTDFHNLARDMENQRENVRNRRGTESINENKRKYEEAEKNDNILHAAKLADRSLAIPRENLLCPSQQFRGGYFNLRENGRLMAPSSPESTDVKRSAFFEVKRTSLNLKQTAKDHVSDIDNKNGAAADSSSSEKPIDIKSVLTETQVPSCLDNIAMGSAFRSVSQLCGTEERKSAFSQPTRSFTQLSPLLVSQKVIPGLDCHPGVGDSGRLYQANALAAKLQSADVNGNCNVQGGLAKQSPFVYATAFWPKASGPIQLQVPSALTLLPPSFTSFCLPAQNWCAKCNASFRMTSDLVYHMRSHHKKEYAMEPLVKRRREEKLKCPICNESFRERHHLSRHMTSHN, encoded by the exons ATGGAAGATCCAAATATTCACAAGGGGTTTTGGGAGAGCGATGCCAGCAGAGCCGTCCAGCAATGTCTGACCAACATTTTCACCAGCGTCTACACAACCTGTGACATTCCAGAAAATGCCATATTTGGACCCTGCGTACTGAGCCACACGTCCTTATATGACAGCATCGCTTTCATTGCTCTTAAATCAGCTGACAAAAGGACGGTGCCCTACATCTTTAGG GTGGATACCTCAGCAGCGAACAGCTCCTCCGAGGGCTTGATGTGGCTCAGACTTGTCCAGTCGGCCAGGGATAAAGAGGAACAGAATCTGGAGGCCTACGTGAAAAACGGCCAGTTGTTTTACCGGTCTCTGAGGCGCATTGACAAAGACGAAGAATTACTTGTATGGTATGGGAAAGAACTGTTGGAGCTGCTACTTCTCAACAACGTCAGGGCACAGGCCAAAATGAATG GATCTTCGCCATACACATGTCTGGACTGCAGCCAGCGATTTCAGTATGAATACCCCTTCCTAGCCCATTTGCGATTCCGCTGTCAGAAGAGACTGGGTTGCATTGTCTCGGATGAGAACGTAAAGATCAGCGGAGACCGTGACCATCAAATTCCTGTCGGGTCAAGTGTTAAATTCAGCCGATCGGAGCGACAATCAGCCTTTGCTAATGTAGAAAACAATAAAACCACTACAGATTTCCACAACCTCGCCAGGGATATGGAAAATCAGAGAGAAAATGTTAGGAACCGTCGAGGGACTGAAAgtataaatgaaaataaaaggAAGTACGAGGAAGCGGAAAAGAATGACAATATATTGCACGCTGCAAAACTTGCAGATAGATCACTGGCTATCCCAAGAGAAAATCTCCTCTGCCCTTCCCAACAGTTCAGGGGGGGTTATTTCAATCTCAGAGAGAATGGAAGGCTAATGGCACCATCTAGTCCAGAATCTACAGATGTTAAGCGAAGCGCCTTCTTCGAAGTGAAACGAACTTCACTTAATCTCAAACAGACTGCAAAGGACCACGTTTCCGACATAGACAACAAGAATGGCGCAGCAGCTGACAGCAGCTCTTCCGAGAAGCCGATTGACATCAAGTCTGTTCTGACTGAAACACAAGTCCCCTCTTGTCTGGACAACATTGCCATGGGAAGTGCGTTCAGGAGCGTCTCTCAGCTGTGTGGCACTGAGGAAAGGAAGAGTGCATTTTCCCAGCCAACCAGATCCTTCACTCAGCTATCTCCACTGCTGGTGTCGCAAAAAGTCATTCCGGGCTTAGATTGTCATCCTGGTGTCGGTGATTCTGGGAGGCTTTATCAAGCCAATGCCTTAGCCGCAAAGCTCCAGAGCGCAGATGTCAACGGCAATTGTAACGTGCAAGGGGGTCTGGCCAAACAGAGCCCTTTCGTATATGCCACCGCCTTCTGGCCAAAGGCCTCTGGGCCCATTCAGCTTCAAGTCCCATCCGCACTGACCCTTCTTCCTCCTTCATTCACGTCCTTTTGTTTACCAGCGCAGAACTGGTGTGCCAAATGCAACGCTTCTTTCAGGATGACCTCCGATTTAGTGTACCACATGAGATCGCATCACAAAAAGGAGTATGCCATGGAGCCTCTGGTGAAAAGGCGAAGAGAGGAGAAGCTTAAATGTCCCATTTGCAATGAATCCTTTAGGGAACGCCACCATCTCTCCCGGCACATGACTTCTCATAACTGA